From Bradyrhizobium sp. NDS-1, the proteins below share one genomic window:
- a CDS encoding methyl-accepting chemotaxis protein, which translates to MIFSRISFKLVLIVGISLLGMIALAPIALSTLRAQMVTDRQVKTQHMVDVGYGILAHYQKLESEGKLSREQAQAAAMAEIKSLRYDKVEYFWINDMTPKMVMHPIKPELDGKDLSGMKDPAGNALFMGFVDVVKKHGAGFYGYLWPKPGFDQPVGKISYVKGFAPWGWIIGTGIYLDDVDAVFRQAATTFGYVCLAVLVLVLGASFVIGRSVTRPLAKITALTERLAAGDSAFEVPYTDRSNEVGGLAKALAVFKDNASAVGRMHAEQQELKQRADEEKRKAMADLAGKFEASVQAVVREVFSEARAMQQAAQGMSETANKASDRASFVATACQQASTNVQTVASAAGQLSSSISEISQRVAQAATVADKAAADGQRTNDTVQGLAAAAHKIGEVIDLINQIASQTNLLALNATIEAARAGEAGKGFAVVASEVKSLASQTAKATDEIGAQITAIQAETNQVVGNIESIRATIMEVNEISSSIAAAVEEQGAATQAIAHSVQEAASGTDQVSQNISGVTDATAETGQAAGLVLQSSGRLTQKLQSLENEVSTFVAGVRAA; encoded by the coding sequence ATGATTTTCTCCCGCATCAGTTTCAAGCTGGTTCTGATTGTCGGCATCAGCCTCCTCGGCATGATCGCGCTGGCGCCGATCGCGCTGTCGACCCTGCGCGCGCAGATGGTGACCGATCGCCAGGTCAAGACGCAGCACATGGTCGATGTCGGCTACGGCATCCTCGCCCACTATCAGAAGCTCGAGAGCGAGGGAAAACTCTCGCGCGAGCAGGCCCAGGCCGCCGCGATGGCTGAAATCAAGAGCCTGCGTTACGACAAGGTCGAGTATTTCTGGATCAACGACATGACCCCGAAGATGGTCATGCATCCGATCAAGCCCGAGCTCGACGGCAAGGATCTCTCCGGCATGAAGGATCCCGCCGGCAACGCGCTGTTCATGGGCTTCGTCGACGTCGTCAAAAAGCACGGCGCGGGCTTCTACGGCTATCTCTGGCCGAAGCCGGGCTTCGACCAGCCGGTCGGGAAAATCTCCTACGTGAAGGGCTTTGCGCCCTGGGGCTGGATCATCGGCACCGGCATTTATCTCGACGACGTCGACGCCGTCTTCCGCCAGGCCGCGACGACGTTCGGCTACGTCTGTCTGGCCGTGCTGGTCCTGGTGCTCGGCGCGTCCTTCGTGATCGGTCGCAGCGTGACCCGTCCGCTTGCAAAGATCACCGCGCTGACCGAGCGCCTTGCCGCCGGCGACAGCGCCTTCGAGGTGCCCTACACCGATCGCAGCAACGAGGTCGGCGGGCTCGCCAAGGCGCTTGCCGTGTTCAAGGACAACGCGTCGGCGGTCGGCCGGATGCATGCCGAGCAGCAGGAGCTGAAGCAGCGGGCCGACGAGGAGAAGCGCAAGGCGATGGCCGATCTCGCCGGCAAGTTCGAGGCGAGCGTCCAGGCCGTCGTTCGCGAGGTCTTCAGCGAAGCGCGCGCGATGCAGCAGGCCGCGCAGGGCATGTCGGAGACCGCGAACAAAGCGAGCGACCGCGCGAGCTTCGTCGCAACCGCCTGCCAGCAGGCCTCGACCAACGTGCAGACGGTGGCCTCCGCCGCCGGACAATTATCGTCCTCGATCTCGGAGATCAGCCAGCGCGTGGCGCAGGCCGCGACCGTGGCCGACAAGGCCGCCGCCGACGGACAGCGCACCAACGACACCGTGCAGGGGTTGGCTGCGGCCGCGCACAAGATCGGCGAGGTCATCGACCTCATCAACCAGATCGCCTCGCAGACCAATCTGCTCGCACTCAACGCCACCATCGAGGCGGCGCGGGCCGGCGAAGCCGGCAAGGGCTTTGCGGTGGTCGCGAGCGAGGTGAAGTCGCTGGCGAGCCAAACCGCGAAGGCGACCGACGAGATCGGCGCCCAGATCACCGCGATCCAGGCCGAGACCAATCAGGTCGTCGGCAACATCGAGAGCATCCGCGCCACCATCATGGAGGTCAACGAGATCTCCTCCTCGATCGCCGCCGCCGTCGAGGAGCAGGGCGCCGCCACGCAGGCGATCGCCCACAGCGTGCAGGAGGCGGCGTCCGGCACCGACCAGGTCTCGCAGAACATCTCCGGCGTGACCGATGCGACCGCGGAGACCGGCCAGGCCGCCGGCCTCGTGCTGCAATCGAGCGGCCGGCTGACACAGAAGCTGCAATCGCTCGAGAACGAGGTCAGCACTTTCGTCGCGGGCGTGCGCGCGGCCTGA
- a CDS encoding acetyl-CoA carboxylase family protein, which translates to MSFKKLLIANRGEIAIRIARAAADAGIATVAIHPADDALSLHVRVADDAVEIPGRGARAYLDIDAVVKAAKGVGCDAVHPGYGFLSENAAFARACGDAGIVFVGPKAAALDLFGDKVAARQLAKRCGVPIIAGTSGPSSLEEISAFFTSLGGNAAIVIKAMAGGGGRGMRVVENASDLAEAYARCQSEAKAAFGFDGVYAERLIRQARHIEVQIIGDHFGAISHLWERECTIQRRHQKLIEVAPSPSLSDPLRGRIIEAAKQLATAASYDNLGTFEFLVDGTAEDSFAFIEANPRLQVEHTVTEEVLGLDLVRAQLAVAAGASLASLGLAQGAIPKPRGHAMQLRVNMETLDETGATHPTGGVLAVFEPPSGPGVRVDSFGYAGYKTSAAFDSLLAKVIVHSPGETWHDVVAKASRALREFRIDGVVTNIAFLQAVLAHPDFRTNRIATDFIDRNIAKLVEAADGAAKPLYFAATERSGGHSAEAQIAQIVPEGTVMVAAPLQGTIVTIQVKEGEIVRPGQQLAVIESMKMEHLVMAEQGGRVMKLAAGDGATLMHGEAIMYLEPLDVAADSTAAETDVDLDHIRPDLAELIARQANTLDASRPSSVERRRNTNQRTARENVAQLVDDGSFMEYGSLAIAAQRRRRKLDDLIKNTPADGLVMGVATVNGEKFGPEGARCIVVAYDYTVLAGTQGHMNHKKIDRMLTLAEDWRVPLVFYAEGGGGRPGDTDRLGMTGLDGPSFVQFARLSGLVPVVGVVSGYCFAGNAAMLGCCDVIIATKNASIGMGGPAMIEGGGLGVYHPAEVGPVTFQSPNGVIDILVEDEEEATRIAQKYLSYFQGAVREWQAADQRLLRRAIPENRLRVYDIRSVIDLVADKDSVLELRRDYGVGMVTALIRIEGKPFGLIANNPRHLGGAIDADAGDKAARFLQLCDAFDLPIVSLCDTPGFMVGPEAEKTAIVRHVSRMFVTGASLTVPLFGIVLRKGYGLGAQSMIGGGFHASFFTAAWPTGEFGGMGLEGYVRLGFRKEMEAIAGPEERETYYRNKVAELYANGKAVSIASVFEIDNVIDPAETRRWIMAGLRSVPKPPARTGKKRPCIDTW; encoded by the coding sequence ATGTCGTTCAAGAAACTCCTGATTGCCAATCGTGGCGAGATCGCCATCCGCATCGCGCGCGCGGCGGCCGATGCCGGCATCGCGACCGTTGCGATCCATCCCGCCGACGATGCGCTGTCGCTGCACGTGCGTGTCGCCGATGACGCGGTCGAAATCCCCGGCCGCGGCGCCCGGGCCTATCTCGACATCGATGCGGTGGTGAAGGCGGCGAAGGGCGTCGGCTGCGACGCCGTGCATCCCGGCTACGGTTTTCTCAGCGAGAACGCGGCGTTCGCCAGGGCCTGCGGCGATGCAGGCATCGTTTTCGTCGGGCCGAAGGCTGCGGCGCTGGACCTGTTTGGCGACAAGGTCGCGGCCCGGCAACTGGCAAAGCGCTGCGGCGTTCCGATCATCGCCGGCACCAGCGGGCCGTCCTCGCTGGAGGAGATTTCGGCGTTCTTCACATCGCTCGGTGGCAATGCGGCAATCGTGATCAAGGCGATGGCCGGCGGCGGCGGCCGCGGCATGCGCGTGGTGGAGAACGCGTCCGACCTCGCGGAAGCCTATGCGCGCTGCCAGTCGGAGGCCAAGGCCGCGTTCGGCTTCGACGGCGTCTATGCCGAGCGGCTGATCCGGCAGGCGCGCCATATCGAGGTGCAGATCATCGGCGACCACTTTGGCGCGATCTCCCATCTCTGGGAGCGCGAATGCACCATCCAGCGCCGGCACCAGAAGCTGATCGAGGTGGCGCCGAGCCCCTCGCTGAGCGATCCCTTGCGCGGCCGCATCATCGAGGCTGCGAAGCAGCTCGCGACGGCGGCGTCCTACGACAATCTCGGCACCTTCGAATTCCTGGTCGACGGCACCGCCGAGGACAGTTTTGCCTTCATCGAGGCCAATCCGCGGCTTCAGGTCGAGCACACCGTCACCGAAGAGGTGCTCGGGCTCGACCTCGTCCGCGCCCAGCTCGCGGTTGCCGCGGGCGCTTCGCTGGCCTCGCTCGGCCTTGCACAAGGCGCGATCCCGAAACCGCGCGGCCACGCCATGCAGCTTCGCGTCAACATGGAAACGCTGGACGAGACCGGCGCGACGCATCCGACCGGCGGCGTGCTCGCTGTGTTCGAGCCGCCGTCGGGGCCCGGTGTTCGCGTCGATAGTTTTGGTTACGCCGGCTACAAGACCAGCGCGGCCTTCGATTCGCTGCTGGCCAAGGTCATCGTGCATAGCCCGGGCGAGACCTGGCATGACGTCGTTGCCAAGGCCTCGCGCGCCTTGCGTGAGTTCCGGATCGACGGCGTCGTCACCAACATCGCCTTCCTCCAGGCCGTGCTCGCGCATCCCGATTTCAGGACCAATCGTATCGCGACCGACTTCATCGATCGCAATATCGCCAAGCTCGTCGAGGCGGCGGACGGCGCGGCCAAGCCGCTCTACTTCGCCGCGACCGAGCGAAGCGGTGGCCACAGCGCGGAGGCGCAAATTGCGCAAATCGTGCCCGAAGGCACGGTGATGGTCGCCGCGCCTTTGCAGGGAACCATCGTCACCATCCAGGTGAAGGAAGGCGAGATCGTGCGCCCGGGCCAGCAGCTCGCCGTGATCGAGTCCATGAAGATGGAGCATCTCGTGATGGCCGAGCAGGGCGGCCGTGTCATGAAGCTCGCGGCCGGCGACGGCGCCACGCTGATGCATGGCGAGGCGATCATGTATCTCGAGCCGCTCGACGTTGCGGCTGACAGCACGGCTGCGGAAACCGACGTCGATCTCGACCATATCCGTCCCGACCTTGCTGAGCTGATCGCGCGCCAGGCCAATACGCTGGATGCGAGCCGCCCGTCTTCGGTCGAGCGCCGCCGCAACACCAACCAGCGTACTGCGCGCGAGAACGTCGCCCAGCTCGTCGACGACGGCTCGTTCATGGAATATGGCAGCCTCGCCATTGCGGCGCAGCGGCGCCGGCGCAAGCTCGACGATCTCATCAAGAACACGCCGGCCGATGGCCTCGTCATGGGCGTCGCCACGGTGAATGGCGAGAAGTTCGGCCCGGAAGGCGCGCGTTGCATCGTCGTGGCCTACGACTACACCGTGCTCGCGGGCACGCAGGGCCACATGAACCACAAGAAGATCGACCGCATGCTGACGCTTGCGGAAGACTGGCGCGTGCCGCTGGTGTTTTATGCCGAAGGCGGCGGCGGGCGGCCCGGCGACACCGATCGGCTGGGCATGACCGGGCTCGACGGCCCGTCCTTCGTGCAGTTCGCAAGGCTCTCCGGCCTGGTCCCGGTCGTGGGCGTGGTTTCCGGCTATTGCTTCGCCGGCAACGCCGCGATGCTCGGCTGCTGCGACGTCATCATCGCGACCAAGAACGCCTCGATCGGCATGGGCGGCCCGGCCATGATCGAGGGCGGCGGGCTCGGCGTCTATCATCCGGCCGAGGTCGGACCTGTTACGTTCCAGTCGCCGAACGGCGTCATCGACATCCTGGTCGAGGACGAGGAGGAGGCAACGCGCATCGCGCAGAAGTACCTGTCCTATTTCCAGGGTGCGGTGAGGGAGTGGCAGGCCGCCGATCAGCGCCTGCTCCGCCGCGCGATCCCCGAGAACCGGCTGCGCGTCTACGACATCCGCAGCGTCATCGATCTGGTCGCCGACAAGGACAGCGTGCTGGAGTTGCGGCGCGACTACGGCGTCGGCATGGTCACTGCGCTGATCCGGATCGAGGGCAAGCCGTTCGGCCTGATCGCCAACAACCCGCGCCACCTCGGCGGCGCGATCGATGCCGATGCCGGCGACAAGGCCGCGCGCTTCCTGCAGCTCTGCGATGCCTTCGATCTTCCGATCGTCTCGCTCTGCGACACGCCCGGCTTCATGGTCGGCCCGGAGGCCGAAAAGACTGCGATCGTGCGCCATGTCTCGCGGATGTTCGTGACGGGCGCGAGCCTCACCGTGCCGCTGTTCGGTATCGTGCTGCGCAAGGGCTATGGGTTAGGGGCGCAGTCGATGATCGGCGGCGGCTTCCATGCCTCGTTCTTCACCGCGGCCTGGCCGACCGGCGAGTTCGGCGGCATGGGCTTGGAAGGCTATGTCCGCCTCGGCTTCCGCAAGGAGATGGAGGCGATCGCCGGCCCCGAGGAGCGCGAGACCTATTACCGCAACAAGGTCGCCGAGCTCTACGCCAACGGCAAGGCGGTCTCGATCGCCTCGGTGTTCGAGATCGACAACGTCATCGACCCCGCCGAGACGCGGCGCTGGATCATGGCCGGCTTGCGGTCCGTGCCGAAGCCGCCCGCCAGGACGGGAAAGAAGCGGCCGTGTATCGATACGTGGTGA
- a CDS encoding sigma-54-dependent Fis family transcriptional regulator, whose amino-acid sequence MASLSASNHVARVLSVANHVADVDASSRIANSWRRSLISHKLDPARQGPPQTLTEAEFRHVAQPMEQTIRLATSELEDLARVLREAGYCVNLADANATMLFSRLPGEADTEIFLRWKVYTGSNFSEAHEGTNGLGTCLAEQKPILVHRDEHFREQWGIFSCAVTPLFDQAGRIAGAVNITSCRDDLSRAAHQLALAITMQATRRIEGAIFRDHFRDAWIATVPGDGGSGLLAYDDDRRVVGACRSARALLGLTDGLIASGIDLSRYIKFDHHAARDEGDIVQLRRADGSPLGRGQIAPPRRARPLSKRRDPPVDRFDALHRLAGGDPGLIGSVRRLKRIGDHNLPVLLQGETGVGKDVFACAIHAASNRARNNYVALNCAAMPESLIDAELFGYEAGAFTGARRDGSKGLIVQADGGTLFLDEIGDMPIALQTRLLRVLENREVWPLGALKPVAVDIRLISATHRDLGRLAEEGAFRADLYFRLRGLEVRLPALRERADREDIIRQIAREEASNCRFSDEAWSQLSAYPFPGNMRQLRHVLRLAGCTAENGVITDADLDLPPFGGQATEPDLASAERATIVEALRQHGGRVTEAARALKLSRATLYRKIKQLKI is encoded by the coding sequence ATGGCCAGCCTGTCGGCCTCGAACCATGTCGCCCGGGTCTTGTCCGTCGCCAATCATGTGGCCGACGTCGATGCGTCTTCGCGGATTGCCAATTCCTGGCGGCGCTCCTTGATCAGCCACAAGCTCGATCCCGCCCGCCAGGGCCCGCCACAGACGCTGACCGAAGCCGAGTTCCGGCATGTCGCCCAGCCTATGGAGCAGACGATCCGGCTCGCCACGTCCGAGCTCGAGGATCTCGCCCGCGTGCTGCGGGAGGCCGGCTATTGCGTCAATCTTGCTGATGCGAACGCGACCATGCTGTTCAGCCGCTTGCCGGGCGAGGCCGACACTGAGATCTTCCTGCGCTGGAAGGTCTACACCGGCTCGAATTTTTCGGAGGCCCATGAAGGCACCAACGGGCTCGGCACCTGCCTTGCAGAACAAAAGCCGATCCTGGTTCACCGCGATGAGCATTTTCGCGAACAGTGGGGCATCTTCTCCTGTGCAGTGACGCCGCTGTTCGACCAGGCCGGCCGCATCGCGGGCGCGGTGAACATCACCTCGTGCCGCGACGACCTCAGCCGCGCCGCGCATCAGCTCGCGCTCGCGATCACGATGCAGGCCACGCGCCGGATCGAGGGCGCGATCTTTCGCGACCATTTTCGTGACGCCTGGATCGCCACTGTGCCCGGTGATGGCGGCAGTGGCCTGCTCGCCTATGACGACGACCGCCGCGTCGTCGGCGCGTGCCGGTCCGCCCGCGCACTCCTGGGCCTCACCGACGGCTTGATCGCTTCCGGCATCGACCTGTCGCGCTACATCAAGTTCGACCATCACGCTGCGCGCGACGAGGGCGACATCGTCCAGCTGCGCCGCGCCGATGGCAGTCCGTTGGGACGGGGTCAGATCGCGCCGCCGCGGCGCGCGCGGCCGCTCAGCAAGCGCCGCGATCCGCCCGTTGATCGCTTCGATGCGCTGCACCGGCTCGCCGGCGGCGATCCCGGCCTGATCGGAAGCGTGAGACGGCTGAAGCGCATCGGCGACCACAATCTGCCGGTGCTGCTGCAGGGCGAGACCGGCGTCGGCAAGGACGTGTTCGCGTGTGCCATTCACGCGGCGAGCAACCGGGCGCGCAACAATTATGTCGCGCTGAATTGCGCGGCGATGCCCGAGAGCCTGATCGACGCCGAGCTGTTCGGCTACGAGGCCGGTGCCTTCACCGGCGCGCGTCGCGACGGCTCGAAGGGCCTGATCGTGCAGGCCGACGGCGGTACGCTGTTCCTCGACGAGATCGGAGACATGCCGATCGCACTGCAGACGCGCCTGTTGCGCGTGCTGGAAAACCGCGAGGTCTGGCCGCTCGGCGCGCTCAAGCCGGTCGCGGTCGACATCCGCCTCATCAGCGCCACCCACCGCGATCTCGGCCGCCTGGCGGAGGAGGGCGCCTTCCGCGCCGATCTCTATTTTCGCCTGCGCGGCCTGGAGGTGCGTTTGCCGGCGCTGCGCGAGCGCGCCGACCGGGAGGACATCATTCGCCAGATCGCGCGCGAGGAGGCATCGAACTGCCGCTTCTCGGACGAGGCGTGGTCGCAGCTCTCGGCATATCCCTTTCCCGGCAATATGCGCCAGCTTCGCCACGTGCTGCGGCTCGCCGGCTGCACCGCGGAGAACGGCGTCATCACCGATGCGGACCTCGATCTGCCGCCGTTCGGCGGACAGGCGACGGAGCCGGATCTTGCGAGTGCCGAACGCGCCACCATCGTCGAAGCCTTGCGCCAGCATGGCGGCCGCGTCACTGAGGCGGCGCGCGCCCTGAAGCTCAGCCGCGCCACGCTGTACCGAAAGATCAAGCAACTGAAGATCTAG
- a CDS encoding flavin reductase family protein produces MSVDAKPVDAKDFKQAMRQCAGAVALVTVGAEHGKRTGLTVTSACSLSDSPPSLIVCVNRNASAHARIREEGAFAINFLHEDHALLALTFSGQKGVNGDDRFTFGQWTRGATGAPMLADAVAAFDCVLAREFETATHSIFVGEVRGVSHEEAARALVYLRSSFHTPQEMRETVTVGDIDSRHLSWTDFS; encoded by the coding sequence ATTTCCGTGGACGCCAAACCTGTCGACGCCAAGGATTTCAAGCAGGCGATGCGCCAATGCGCCGGCGCCGTCGCGCTGGTCACGGTGGGCGCCGAACACGGCAAGCGCACGGGATTGACCGTGACCTCGGCCTGCTCGCTGTCGGACTCGCCGCCCTCGCTGATCGTCTGCGTCAACCGCAACGCCAGCGCACATGCACGCATCCGCGAGGAAGGCGCCTTCGCGATCAATTTCCTGCACGAGGATCACGCGTTGCTCGCGCTCACCTTCAGCGGCCAGAAGGGCGTCAACGGCGACGACCGCTTCACCTTCGGGCAGTGGACGCGCGGCGCGACCGGTGCCCCGATGCTGGCCGACGCCGTCGCCGCGTTCGATTGCGTTCTGGCGCGGGAGTTCGAGACCGCGACGCATTCGATTTTCGTTGGCGAGGTGCGCGGCGTGTCGCATGAGGAGGCGGCACGGGCGCTCGTGTACCTGCGCAGCAGTTTTCACACGCCGCAAGAGATGCGCGAGACCGTGACGGTCGGCGACATCGATTCGCGCCATCTGAGCTGGACAGATTTTTCGTAG
- a CDS encoding LLM class flavin-dependent oxidoreductase, whose product MEIGYFTMPSHPPECGLKEGHDWDLQVMRWLDELGYQEAWVGEHHTAPWEPNPTPDLLIAQALMQTKKLRIGPGGFLLPYHHPAELANRVAMLDHLSEGRLNFGVAASGLPSDWAMFNVDGMSGQNRDMTREALEIILKLWSDPAPFTYKGKFWTVTKPDTMFDFLKPHIKPLQAPHPPIGVAGLSKNSDTLKLAGERGFIPMSLNLNPAYVGSHWDSVEIGAAKTGRKPNRADWRLVREVFVADTDEEAWRLSTGDMMGRMMSEYFLPLLGHFGFKDYLKHAPDVADSDVTVEYCAKRNWIVGSPATVAEKIEKIYDEVGGFGVLLVFGFDYKHKAEAWHHSLSLLKNEVMPRLKHLGSAKKAA is encoded by the coding sequence ATGGAGATCGGCTATTTCACGATGCCTTCGCATCCGCCGGAGTGCGGCCTGAAGGAAGGACACGACTGGGACCTGCAGGTCATGCGCTGGCTCGACGAGCTCGGCTATCAGGAGGCCTGGGTCGGCGAGCACCACACCGCGCCCTGGGAACCCAATCCCACACCGGACCTCTTGATTGCGCAGGCGCTGATGCAGACCAAGAAGCTTCGCATCGGGCCGGGCGGGTTCCTTTTGCCCTACCATCACCCGGCCGAGCTCGCCAACCGCGTCGCGATGCTCGACCATCTCTCCGAGGGCCGGCTCAATTTCGGCGTCGCAGCGTCGGGCCTGCCGAGCGACTGGGCGATGTTCAACGTCGACGGCATGAGCGGGCAGAACCGCGACATGACCCGCGAGGCGCTGGAGATCATTTTGAAGCTCTGGTCCGATCCCGCACCCTTCACCTACAAGGGCAAGTTCTGGACGGTGACCAAGCCGGACACGATGTTCGACTTCCTCAAGCCGCACATCAAGCCGTTGCAGGCGCCGCATCCGCCGATCGGCGTCGCTGGTCTCTCGAAGAACTCGGACACGCTGAAGCTCGCGGGAGAGCGCGGCTTCATCCCGATGAGCCTCAACCTCAACCCGGCTTATGTCGGCAGCCACTGGGACTCCGTCGAGATCGGCGCCGCCAAGACCGGGCGCAAGCCGAACCGCGCGGACTGGCGCCTCGTGCGCGAGGTGTTCGTCGCCGACACGGATGAAGAGGCCTGGAGGCTCTCGACCGGCGACATGATGGGCCGGATGATGAGCGAGTACTTCCTGCCGCTGCTAGGTCATTTCGGCTTCAAGGACTATCTGAAGCACGCGCCAGACGTGGCCGACAGCGACGTCACCGTCGAATATTGCGCCAAGCGGAACTGGATCGTCGGCTCGCCCGCGACCGTCGCCGAGAAGATCGAGAAGATCTACGACGAGGTCGGCGGCTTCGGCGTGCTCCTGGTGTTCGGCTTCGACTACAAGCACAAGGCCGAGGCCTGGCACCATTCACTGTCGCTGCTGAAGAACGAGGTGATGCCGCGCCTGAAGCATCTCGGCTCCGCGAAGAAGGCGGCTTGA
- a CDS encoding 2-dehydro-3-deoxygalactonokinase: MTEPAYVAVDWGTSSFRLWLVDRAGQVLAERRSDEGMLAAAKTGFPAVLQAHLAAVEAPDHLPVLVCGMAGAKTGWVEAGYVDTPAPLPTVLKQAVRVPGEARDIRILPGIAQRDAGAPDVMRGEETQLLGALGFEAAGEALVCMPGTHSKWVRVKGGIVERFSTFMTGELFSVVSRETILSFAVAGADEAEDVASFKAAVKAAYAAPAFTANLLFGARSRQLLFGGTPAAARETLSGTLIGVELAAGLSGTVPQAGVKLIASGRLAMLYRHAFDALSVTAHPVDADEAVRRGLSMAAAAIWMK, encoded by the coding sequence ATGACCGAACCCGCTTATGTCGCGGTGGATTGGGGCACCAGCAGTTTTCGCTTGTGGCTGGTCGATCGAGCCGGCCAGGTGCTGGCCGAGCGCCGCAGCGATGAAGGCATGCTGGCGGCGGCGAAGACCGGCTTTCCTGCCGTGCTGCAAGCGCATCTTGCGGCGGTCGAAGCGCCGGATCATCTGCCGGTTCTCGTCTGCGGCATGGCCGGTGCCAAGACCGGCTGGGTCGAAGCCGGCTATGTCGACACGCCGGCGCCGCTCCCGACAGTCTTGAAGCAGGCCGTGCGCGTCCCGGGCGAAGCCCGCGACATCCGGATCCTGCCGGGCATCGCGCAGCGTGACGCCGGCGCGCCGGACGTCATGCGCGGAGAGGAAACGCAGCTGCTCGGCGCGCTCGGCTTTGAAGCCGCCGGCGAGGCGCTGGTGTGCATGCCCGGCACGCATTCGAAATGGGTGCGCGTCAAAGGCGGCATTGTCGAACGTTTCTCCACCTTCATGACCGGTGAGCTTTTCAGCGTGGTCTCGCGCGAGACCATCCTGTCGTTTGCGGTTGCGGGCGCTGACGAAGCCGAGGACGTGGCGAGCTTCAAGGCGGCGGTCAAGGCCGCATACGCGGCGCCGGCCTTCACCGCCAATCTGTTGTTCGGTGCGCGGTCGCGCCAGCTTCTATTCGGCGGCACGCCGGCTGCTGCGCGCGAGACGCTGTCGGGCACGTTGATCGGTGTCGAGCTCGCGGCCGGGCTCTCCGGCACCGTGCCGCAGGCGGGCGTCAAGCTGATTGCCTCGGGGCGGCTGGCGATGCTGTACCGCCACGCCTTCGACGCCTTGTCGGTCACCGCGCATCCGGTCGATGCGGATGAAGCGGTCCGCCGCGGCCTGTCGATGGCGGCTGCCGCGATCTGGATGAAATAG
- a CDS encoding 2-dehydro-3-deoxy-6-phosphogalactonate aldolase — translation MTVPFPPMQRPLVAILRGIKPEETEAIVGVLIEAGMTAIEIPLNSPDPFRSIGAAVKQAPAGVLIGAGTVLTTADVDRLNDVGGKLMVSPNVDTQVLVRAHQYAMVTLPGVFSPTEALLAARSGASGLKFFPASVLGASGIAAIRAVLPSGVMIAAVGGVSDQNFAEYIKGGVTAFGLGSSLYKPGMSATDVAARAKVTIAAYDRAIAKD, via the coding sequence ATGACCGTCCCCTTTCCGCCGATGCAGCGGCCGCTGGTCGCGATCCTGCGCGGCATCAAGCCCGAGGAGACCGAGGCCATCGTCGGCGTGCTGATAGAAGCCGGCATGACCGCGATCGAGATCCCGCTGAACTCGCCCGATCCATTCCGCTCCATCGGGGCGGCCGTGAAGCAGGCGCCGGCAGGCGTGCTGATCGGCGCCGGTACGGTGCTGACCACCGCGGATGTCGATCGCCTCAACGACGTCGGCGGCAAGCTGATGGTCTCGCCGAATGTGGACACCCAGGTGCTGGTGCGTGCCCACCAGTACGCCATGGTGACGCTGCCCGGCGTGTTTTCGCCGACCGAGGCGCTGCTTGCCGCACGCTCCGGTGCGTCGGGGTTGAAGTTCTTTCCGGCGAGCGTGCTGGGCGCCTCCGGCATTGCGGCGATCAGGGCGGTGCTGCCGTCAGGCGTGATGATCGCCGCCGTCGGCGGCGTCTCCGACCAGAACTTCGCCGAGTACATCAAGGGCGGCGTGACCGCGTTCGGGCTGGGCTCCAGCCTCTACAAGCCCGGCATGAGCGCAACGGATGTAGCCGCTCGCGCAAAGGTGACGATCGCGGCTTACGATCGGGCGATCGCGAAAGACTGA